A single region of the Carboxydothermus pertinax genome encodes:
- a CDS encoding DUF3786 domain-containing protein: MRPFENALRDFIFFSGKHRIAERTGGTLRGDKIYLSYLGKKFYFDLTRFAFSTLNLDEFEKTLIVRYLFQASGFPPKNKWLSFLDLPEGMHHYQPFAYEALKPLAEKPLIKERLYSLNAEKLSYGSTSFLIYPLPKIPIAVVKWNNQKGQVLFDEICLTYLKTVDLYVLGIKTVNYLTGGI, translated from the coding sequence TTGAGACCGTTTGAAAATGCCTTAAGAGATTTTATTTTTTTCTCTGGTAAACATCGGATTGCTGAACGCACTGGAGGTACCTTACGGGGAGATAAAATTTATCTATCATATCTTGGAAAAAAGTTTTACTTTGATTTAACTCGGTTTGCTTTTAGTACATTAAATCTTGACGAATTTGAGAAGACCTTAATTGTTCGCTATTTATTTCAGGCAAGCGGTTTTCCTCCAAAAAATAAGTGGCTGTCATTTTTAGATTTACCTGAAGGAATGCACCACTATCAACCTTTTGCCTATGAAGCCTTGAAACCTTTGGCCGAAAAGCCTCTAATTAAGGAAAGGCTTTACTCCTTGAATGCTGAAAAACTTTCTTATGGTTCGACATCGTTTTTAATATACCCGCTTCCTAAGATACCCATTGCAGTTGTTAAATGGAATAATCAAAAAGGTCAAGTATTATTTGACGAAATTTGCCTTACTTATTTGAAAACCGTTGATTTATATGTGCTTGGTATCAAGACGGTTAACTATCTGACGGGCGGGATCTAG